The Saprospiraceae bacterium genomic interval ATGCTGCCAGATTTTCTGTAAACAGTTACATACGAACCCAATCCATCCTTGACTATTGGTTTGTAACCAATAAAATGATGGTGGTTGAATTGCGTAAACAAAGTATCAATATGCATAAATGAGCGTTCTTTGGGCACATCTACTTCGACTACGTTTTTTACCAGGTCTTTCTCAAATAAAACGCGTTTCAATGTTTGCAAAGCATGATCTGTCGTTCGTTCGCTGCTTCCAATCAATAAATATTCTTCATTCAGCAACATCAGATCCCCTCCTTCAATGCTGATGGGTTCTCCTTTTTTGGAAGGTGGAAATTCGTCGATCACATTCAGATTGATCAATTTGTTTTCCTTAGCCAGATAACTGAAATCGGGATGTGCGTGTAAAATGAAACGGGTTAATAAATTTTCGCGATGTCTTACCGATTTGGATGCTTTCGTAATGACGATGTGGTCGCGAATCGTCAATGCAATATCTCTTGTAAAAATAAAATTGGGTATAGGATCAAAAAATATCTGGTCAGCTTTTTTATCATATCCCGAAATTAATACCTCTGATAATGTGCCATGATCCATTTTACACAATTCTGCAAAATAAGATTTTGGTAATTCTTCAAAATCGCGAATCATCTCCAAAACTTCAGATTTGATCTTTTCATCTGCATCCAAAGATTCTTTGATGAGTTGTTGTGTTTCAAGTACATTTTGTTCTCCAAGAAATTTTGCTAAAACTGATCTGAATATCTGATGCTCTTTTCGCATGGTAGGCAAATGCACAATGTCGTCAAACAGCAACTCTGTAGCTCTTTTTGGGCTGATCCTGTCAATTCCTTCGTCCGGACTGTGTATGATCACTTTGAGCAACTTATTTATTTCTGAATCGACGAAAACACCTGGTTTCATAAAATATGCAATTAGTTACAAAGGTATTCAATTATTTTGAAGGCTGTCATCTGATATAATTCCGCCATGTTGTTTGGTTTTTGGAATTCGATTCATTATTAATGTCAATATGCTGATAGAACAGCATAACAAGGCTGATTCAGGATAAGATTTCCGCGAATGAGGGTTAAAACAATGGAATACATCTTAAAATTCAGTTTTCATTCGAGGACTACAATTGTAAAAACGCATTCAAATTGAATCTTTACATTAAAAAATTTTCCAGTTATACTAGTGTTCATTTATTTTCATAAATTTTCCAGAGGCCACCCGCGTGCCTGTCCCATTGATAATTTCGAAAAAATAAAATCCCGGGGGTAAATGGAGGGCACTTATTTCAAAATAATTTTGATCGGTTTCTAACTTATTAATAATTTGACCACGGGCGCTGTAAACCAACAATTGGTAGTTTGGATCAGACTCCGGAAAGCTTAAAAGGGCATGTGTCCGGATGGGATGTGGATAAATTATATAACCGTCTGAATAATCCAGCAAAAGTACCGACACCGTTTCACCGGGCCCAATATTACCGAATTCGAGCTGGTAATGATTGATGCTATTCAGTTTTGCTGTTTTATGAATGAATTGATAATTGACGGTTTCTGTTTTACTGCCGCATATTCCTCCTATAAATCCGATTTCCTGAAAATGCATCGAATCTGTGGAATGCAGAATTCTAATTCCATCGCAAGTTTGCCCTAGCGACATCTGCCAATCGAGAATGATTTCGCGATGAGAGGGCGTTGCAGTAAAATAATTCAATACAGCCTGCGAATGCAAGGGAATCGTATGGAACAAGGCCACGCAAATAAAGAGAACAATAGGAAACCGAAACATCTTACTAAGAAAACGTCGTTGGATCCTTTTTGTTTCTAATTACTTAGAATGGTAGATTCGCTTTTCGATGCAATCATTGTGCATATGGAGTTTTAACATCTGTTAAAATGCTCTATCTTTCGCAGTCAAATTTAAATATATGGACCGAACAAAGGTGCTGGTATTGGGAGCAAACGGGCAAGTTGGTTCTGTGCTGGTCGAAGCCTTGCGCAAAAAATGGGGAAATGATCAGGTCATCAGTTCCGATTTGCGGGAACCCTCCCATGCCACGGGACCTTTTGAAATTATCAATGTGGTTGATGCGGAAAGCATTAAAAATGCGGTTTTAAAATATGGTGTTACCCAAATTTACCATTTAGCAGCCATCCTTTCCGCCAGGGGAGAGCAGGATCCCATGAATACCTGGAATATCAATATGCAGGGATTGCTCAATGTTTTGAATGTGGCTGTGGAGATGAAGTTAGACCGGGTTTTTTATCCAAGTACCATTGCCATCTTTGGCCCCACTACGCCCAAACACATGACACCACAACATTCTGTATTTATCCCCACGACTGTTTATGGAATCAGCAAACACAGCGGAGAATTGTGGTGTAATTATTACCACAACAGGTATGGCTTAGACGTTCGTTCATTGAGATATCCGGGAGTGGTTGGCTGGCAATCTCCGCCGGGTGGGGGAACTACCGATTACGCGGTAGAAATATTTCACGAAGCTATTCTGAAAGGGACCTACAGCTGTTTTCTGGAATCCGATACCCGTTTGCCCATGATCTATATGGACGATAGCATCAGAGCAACACTTGAATTGATGGATGCTCCTTCAGAAAACATCCGCGTACGCACCAGCTACAATCTGGCAGGCATGAGTTTTACACCCGCTGAATTAGCCGATGAAATCAAAAAACACATTCCCGCATTTCAAATAACTTACAATCCGGATTTCAGACAAGCCATTGCAAAATCTTGGAATGAAAGTATCGATGATTCTGAGGCGAAATATGACTGGAACTGGAAACCGGCGTATGATCTGGAGAAAATGACTGCAGAAATGATTGTGATGCTTAAAGCACAGTATAATTCATAATATTTACCTGAAACAAAAGACATGTACGGAAAAGTTAAAGACCAACTTACAGAAGAATTGAAAGCCATTCAGGAAGCAGGCTTGTATAAAAAAGAGCGGACCATCACTTCCGCACAAGGCGCTGTGATTCAAACTTTAGAAGGAGGAGAAGTGCTCAACTTTTGTGCAAACAACTATCTGGGTTTGTCCTCACATCCCAGTGTCATCCAGGCGGCTAAAGCGGCAATAGACCAATATGGTTATGGCCTGTCATCGGTTAGATTTATTTGTGGAACGCAGGACCAGCATAAGAAACTCGAGCGGATGACTGCAGATTTTTTAGGCACAGAAGATTGCATTTTGTATGCTGCCGCATTCGATGCCAATGGAGGGATATTTGAACCCCTGCTTGCTGAACAGGATGCTATCATATCAGACGAATTGAATCATGCTTCGATCATTGATGGGATCCGACTTTGCAAAGCACAACGATACCGGTATAAGAATAACAACATGGAAGATCTGGAACTGAAATTAAAAGAAGCTTCCGGAGCCCGCCGAAAACTGATCGTTACGGACGGGGTTTTTTCCATGGATGGTACCATTGCCCAATTAGACATAATCTGTGATCTGGCCGATCGGTATGAAGCCATGGTAATGATCGATGAATGCCATGCCAGTGGATTCATGGGGAAGACAGGCCGAGGAACGCATGAATATAGAGGAGTGATGGGGAGGATTGACATCATCACCGGAACATATGGCAAAGCACTTGGTGGAGCCTCAGGAGGTTTTACGGCGGCGCGACAAGAAATCGTCGACATGCTGAGGCAAAGATCCAGGCCCTATTTATTTTCAAATACGCTTGCACCATCCATTGTAGGTGCTTCGATTCAGGTGCTCGGGTTGCTGAGTGCATCCACCGAATTGAGGGATAAACTCGAGGAAAATACCCGTTATTTCAGAAGCGAAATGACAAAAGCTGGTTTTAACATCGTGCCGGGTGAGCATCCTATTGTCCCGGTTATGTTATTTGAGGCCAAACTTGCACAGGAATTCGCTGCAGCCCTGCTCAGGGAAGGGATCTATGTCATTGGATTCTTTTATCCGGTCGTACCACAGGGAAAAGCGAGGATCAGAGTACAAATCTCTGCTGTACACAACCGGAGCCATTTGGAAAAATGCGTTGGAGCTTTTGTGAAGGTCGGAAAAGAACTGGGAGTATTGAAGTAAAATAAATTAGCTATTTATCTTATATATAAATATCTATTATATAAATTAATACACATAATTTATATTTTTAATATAAAAATCCTATGCGAAATCCAATAATTTGGAGTGAGGAATAGATATTTGCTCTGTTTTTTATAATACGAAATCTTTCGTACATTTGCTTTTTCACAAAATCAATTTAATAATGAGATATTCCAAAGTTTGTTTATTCCTGTTCATGGCTTTTATGCTGAATGCTCAGGAAACCCGTTTACTCAGATTCCCAACCATTTACAACAACCAGATTGCCTTTAGCTATGCCGGCGATTTATATACCGTATCCTCAAATGGGGGAACCGCCAGGAAACTGACCAGCCATGTTGGTTACGAACAATTTGCCAGGTTCTCTCCAGATGGTAAGTACATTGCTTTTTCCGGTCAATACGACGGGAATACGGAGATCTATCTCATTCCTGCACAGGGTGGCGAACCCAAGAGATTAACTTACACGGCCACTTTAAACAGAGACGATCTCTCAGACAGAATGGGTCCCAATAATTTGTGTATGGGTTGGAAAAACAACGAGCAGATCATCTATCGAAGCCGATGGCGCGAACACAACGATTTCAGAGGACAGCTCTACTTATGCAATATTAAAGGCGGACTCTCCGAACAATTACCCTTCAACCATGCCGGTTTTTGTTCCTATTCACCAGATAAAACCAAACTGGTCTACAACCATGTATTCCGCGAATTCCGTACCTGGAAACGATACACCGGCGGTATGGCTGACGATATCCGGATTTTCGACTTTAATACCAAGAAAAGCGAAAAAATAACCGATAATATTCATCAGGATATTATTCCGATGTGGGTAGGTGATAAGATCTATTATTTATCTGCCAGAGAAGGCAGAATGAATTTATATTGCTACAACACCACATCAAAGCAAACTAAAAAAGTATCTAATTTTAAGGATTACGATTGTAAGTTTCCTTCGCACAACGGACAATGGATAGTGTTTGAAAATGGTGGTTACATATATAAACTAAATACAACGAATGATCAATCTGAAAAAGTAAGTATTCAGATTGCAGATGACTTTTCTACCGGAAGAAATGTTCTGAAATCCGTTAAAGAAAATTTACTTTCCTGGGATGTTGGTCCCGATGGTAATCGCGCAGTTTACGTTGCAAGAGGAGATGTGTTTACCGTTCCATTAAAGAACGGTGAGATCAGAAATCTAACGCAGTCATCCGGAAGTCACGACAGAAATGCCAGCTGGTCGCCCAATGGGAAGTATGTTGCTTATATCAGCGATGCAAGTGGTGAAGATGAGGTTTATATTACAGGAGCTGATGGAATTTCAACAGCCATTCAATTGACCAGAAACGGAGACAATTACAAATATGGATTACAATGGTCACCGGATTCCAAAAAAATATTGTACTCAGACAGAAAACAGGGATTGTATGCCGTTGATGTCGAAACCAAATCCACCACTTTGCTGCATAGTTCGCAGGTCTTTGAAATCAGTCAGTACAATTGGTCACCCGACAGCAGATATGTTTGTTTTACCAATCCGGAGCGGAAAAACAATTCTTCTATAATGATCTATGACTTTGAAACCAAAAAAGTTAATGCGGTTACAGAATACTGGTTTCAATCCAATTCTCCTGTGTTTAGCACAGATGGAAAATATTTATTCTTTACCTCTGAAAGAAGTTTTAATCCGAGATACAACAACCTGGAATGGAACCATGCATATTTTGATTTGACTAAAATTTATATGGTGACTTTAAAAAAGGATTTGCCTCATCCATTTGAGCCGAAATCAGATGAAGTTGCCGTAAAAGAGGAAAAGGACAAAAAAGAAGCTAAATCAGAGAAGGAAGATAAAGCCAGCCAAAACAAAGACAGTCTTTCAAAAAATGTAAATATAGATTTTGATGGTATTTTCAACCGCGTCGTTGAAGTGACTCCGGTTGCTGGCAATTATTTTGGAATTGAGTCAGCCGGGGATAAAATTTACTATTTCCGTTCGACCCTGAGTGACCGGATGAAATGGTTTGTGTTTGATTTGAAAAATCAAAAGGAAACGGAATTAAGTCAGGAAGTCAATGGATATTCTTTTACTCCCGACAGAAAAAAAGTAATGGTTTCTTCAAAAGGAAATCAATACATCATCGATGTACCTTCAGGAAAATTAAATCTTGAAACTCCATTGGATCTAAGTGATCTCAAAGTAAATATTGATCGTAAAGCAGAATGGAACCAGATTTACCACGAATGCTGGAGACATATGCGGGATTTTGTTTACGATCCCAATCTTCATGGCGTAGATTGGAAAGGGCTTAGAAAGTCATATGCAGAGTTGCTTCCTTATGTGAATCACCGGGCTGATCTGACTTACGTAATCGGAGAATTGATAGGAGAACTCAATCTGGGCCATTCCTATGTAGGGGGTGGCGATTATCCGAAAGCTGAGCGTATACCCATGGGACTGCTGGGAGCACAGGTGAACAGAGATCCGTCCGGATATATCAGAATTGATAAAATTCTTAAAGGTGAAAATTGGAGTAAAAGGGTGCGTTCTCCACTGACTGAAGTGGGTATGAATGTAAAAGAAGGTGATTTTATTTTGGCGGTCAATGGCGTTTCCACCAAAGATGTCAATGATTTTTACGAATTGCTGGTTGGAAAAGCCCATAAGCAAGTCAAATTAAAAGTCAATAATTCGGCGAAGCCTGAAGGATCCAGAGAAATAACCGTTGTGCCCATTTCTGACGAAAGCGATCTCTATTATTACAATTGGGTACAGAGCAATATTGAACGGGTCACTAAAGCAACAAACGGACGGGTGGGTTATATCCATATTCCCAATATGGGTCCCGACGGATTGAATGAATTTGTAAAATACTTTTACCCCCAGCTGATAAAAGAAGCTGTGATTGTCGACGACAGAGGAAATGGTGGCGGCAATGTCTCCCCTCACATCATCGAGCGCCTGAGGAGAGAACCCGTACAGGTTACGATGTCCCGGAACGGAACCCCAAGCTTTGAACCTGTTGAACAGATCATCGGACCTAAAGTGGCCTTGATTGATGAATATTCTGCAAGCGATGGAGATATATTTGCATATCGCTTTCAAAAATATAAGTTAGGCCCGGTCATTGGTAAAAGATCCTGGGGTGGGGTCGTGGGTATCCGCGGAAGTTTGCCCATAGTGGATGGTGGCTTTCTTAACAGACCAGAATTTTCCAGATACAATCTCGAAGGAACACAATGGATCATGGAAGGGCACGGAGTCGATCCCGATATTGTGGTAGAAAACGACCCTTATGAGTCATTCATGGGTTCTGATAAACAGCTCGATAAAGCCATTGAAGTGATTCAGGGCTTAATGAAAGGTAAAACTTATAAAGAACCTGCACCACCTCCATACCCAAAGAAGTAAATCTGAGGAGTTTGGTTTGATAAGGGAGAGTAACATTAAAATGAATTTGAGAAGTGTCTCCTTATTGGTGCGGATCATCGATGATTGTGGCGTGCTGATCTAAGGAATTCCGCGGCATGAGCAGATCATAATAAATTTGGGTTTCAAATTATTTGGTAAAATGATCAAACAAGCAAAAAGCATTTCTTTCATTTTAGTTGCGCTGATAGCTATCCTATCCGGAGTGAATGCACAATTTGGGCCTGGCAATGCTGCGATGATCAGCGCCACTCAAATTGGGAAATTCCAGGGTCAGGTATTGGATTCCATCAGTAAACAGCCAGTTGGTTTTGCCAACATTGTGATCCAGGAAGCTTTGGAAAAAAAAGATGTGGACGGCAGTCTTGCAGACGATAAGGGAAAATTTACGATTAAGGAACTAAAGTTTGCCAAGTACAACATCATCGTTTCCTTTCTGGGATACGAAACTAAAATAATGGGCCCCTATAAAATCAATAAAGATGTTTACGAATATAAATTGGGAGTCATCTTATTGAGTCCAAAAGCTGAAGTTTTAAACGAAGTCACCGTTGTAGGAAGTAAAGATCTCATAGAAAACAAAATTGACAGATTGGTTTACAATGCAGAAAAAGATGTGACCACCAAAGGAGGGAATGCTGCTGATGTTTTACGAAGAACACCCTTGCTCACCGTAGATCTGGAAGGAAATGTGTCCATGAGAGGGAGCAGCAATTTGAAAGTCCTGATCAACGGAAAACCCTCTTCGATCATGTCTTCCAGTATTTCCGATGCATTAAAAATGATTCCTGCAGATGTTATTGAAAAAGTTGAAGTGATTACCAATCCGGGAGCAAAATACGATGCAGAAGGAACCGGTGGAATTATCAACATCGTTACAAAAACAAAAAAAATCCAGGGAGTGTCGGGTTCGGTCTATGCCAGTTTAGGTAGTAAAAGCAGCAGCCTGGGTTCTAATTTGAATATAAGAATGGGCAAAATTGGCTATGGGGCCAATATAGGTGGTTATTATTGGCGCGGCAAAGGAGATACAAAAGTGGATCGCGAAAATTTAAACACCGCCATCAATCCATATTACCTCCAGGAAGGTAATTCTTCGAATAATGGAGGAGGTTTGTATTCGCAATTGTCTGCCGATTACGACATAGATTTAAAAAATTCACTTACGTTTTCGGCCCGTTTTCCATTGAACAGATTTGCGAATGAAAATGAACTAACTACTTATACGGGTACCCAAAAAGGTAATTTGCCTTTCTCTTTTGAGCGACACAGCGAAGTGGTGAACAGTAGTTTTGGCACAGATCTCAATTTAGATTACAGGAGAACCTTTGACAAAGATTCGGATCGGGAGTTTTCGATCTCCGGACAATATTCCTATTCCAATAAAAACAGCGATTACGAAACCGATCAGTTTGATTCGCTTGGTATTTTAAATTACAAGGAATTGGGTCCGAATTTGGGCACGAATAAAGAATATACAGTCGCTGCAGATTATTTGCACCCGCTTTCTAAAAAAGTAACATTTGAAACCGGTGCGAAATCCATTTTCAGAAATGTTTACAGCGATATATATTACGATACGCTGAATCTGATGAGCCAAACTTATTTAAGAGACGACAGCAGAAATAATTTGTTCGATTACGATCAGAATGTTGCATCTGCATACGGCCAAATTACCTTTCCCATTTCAGAAGCCCTCAAGGGGAGGGCAGGACTTCGATACGAACATACATTTATTCAGGGAGTGACGGTTTCTGATGGGAATGCTTTTGAAAATGATTATGCATCCTGGATTCCTTCCGGTTTAATGGCTTATACATTTAAAGACAAATCTTCATTAAAGGTATCGTATTCGAGGAGAATTCAGCGGCCCAGTATGTTTTATCTAAATCCGTATATTAATTACAACGACCCAACCAATATCTCCTATGGAAATCCGGAACTTCAGCCCGAAATAACAGAATCCTTTGAGATGAGTTATAGTTTTGCAAAGGATGTTAAAAATGCTACGGTTTCTGTTTACCATAAAGTTACAAACGACCTGATCGACAACTACCGTTTTATCGATACCTTAGGCAGAACGAACGCCACGTACAACAATCTATCAAGCAGTACTTCATCGGGATTGAGTATCAACGGTGGAATCATGAAGCTGGGAACGATTATTTTGAACGGTACCGTTAATTTGTATTACCAAAAGGTAGAGAGCAGCCAGTTTGTCGATGTCCGCAACGATGCATTCAGCTACAGTTTGAATGGATTTGCAAACGTAAATATTACACCAACACTTGGCATTACTTTTTTTGGATTTGTGAATTCACCCAAGCTGACCACCCAAGGCAAACAATCAAGTTGGTTTGTTTACTCTATTGGATTGCGAAAAGAAATGTGGAAAAAAATGGGAGGCATATCTGTAGGAATAGACAATATTTTTCACCCCAAAATGAATCTGGATTCTGAATTTAAATCGGAGACCCTGTATTACAAAGCCGATAATCGCTTTGAAGGCTGGGGTATCAGGGCCAGTCTGGATTACCGGTTTGGTAAAATGGAATTTGGAGCAGCCAAGAAAAAAAGGAAGGGCAAATTAAACGACGACCTCAAACAGGGAGAAGGAGATGGTGGTGGTGGAAATTCGGGAGCGAATTAAATTGAATGTAGTACTCCAGTCGATATATTTCTTCAACTTCAACGATTCCATGCATTTTTTTTTGCTGTAAAAAATCATGACCTGTCAGAATTTTGGTAAATAAGATTACAGCTAAATGCCTCTGCATAAATTAAACACAGCCAGGATTCAGGCATATCAATTCAAACACAATCCATTTATAATAATGGAATGTAGCTTATAAATTTGAGACCATTCTTTTAGACACCAGACCTTTAGAAAACACTTAAAGCCCAAATACCGGTAGTTACCAGACTTTGAGCTTATAATCTTTGAATTCGCTTCAAAAATTGTACCATTTGCTTCTCTTTTATTAAATTGTATGGATTTCTTTATTATTCATTCATAACAAAACACAATTTGTTATGGATTTTAATTTATTGGCGCTCTTGCTCGCGGCTGTTACACCCATGATTTTTGGATTTATCTGGTAACACGATAAGGTATTTGGTAAGGCATGGTTGGATTCGATTGGCATGCCCAAAGAAAAGATGAATTCGGACAATATGATCAAGCTTTTCGGTGGATTTTTTTATATGTGCATTGGTGATCGCATTGGGTTTAAGTATAATCGCAACGCACGATGCATCAATTGGAGGAGCATGGTATTACGAGACCAATGGTCCCATGAAGCCTGACCCAAATTCAGAATCCGGAAAGTGGTTGCATAATACCTGGATAATCTTGCTGCTTCAATTTATAAGTTTAAACTTGGAGCATTCCATGGGCTGTTAACTGTTGGGATATTTTTGTTATGGCCCATTGTCGTGAATGATGAATTTTTTGAACGTAAAAGATTCAAATACATGGCTGTTAAAGCTGGATTCTGGATGATCTCTCTTGCCCTCATGGGAGGTATAATTGCTGCGATGTTCCGAAAGGAATCTTAAAGTCAATTTTAGCAGTGATGCTATGGAGTATAATTTACGAACTCATCATTACCTCTGGCGGGGTGGTGAGTTCGTAAAGTTTAAATGGAGGACATGAATAAATTTAACATCACACTAAAGTTTGATAAAAGAAACGGATATAATGCCTTCATTTCTTTTATTTCTTAGTAGCCCAAAATAATAGCCTGGAGGCAAACCAGGCAACTTCACTTCGTATAACTTGTTATAGGCTGGAATATTGATTTCATGAAGAGCTTGTTGTCCTGAGTATTCGTATAGCAGTAAACTCTGTTCCGTATATATAGGTTCATTACAAACAAGTGTTAGTGTATTGTCAGTGATCAGGTTGTTTTTAATTTGTTGATTGTAATTCATTTCGTATGAAGACAGTTGACTGACTTCGCAATCTTTTGGAGTCAGACCAAGTTGATTGAATCTGAAGTCAAAAACCTGGAGGGTAGGAGGATCAATTTCCATCACAATTTTTTTACTGGAATCAATGACATAAAAGGTAGGAAACCCAATGATATTGTACGCGTTGACAACAGCGTTGCCACCGCCTTCTAATCCGCTGATGGAAGGGTACTCAATTTTGTATGTTGCATCATAAGCCAATACTTCCGCATTGGTATCGTTGTGATCAATGGAAATGAAGACCACATCTTTTTTATTGCAACCATATTTTTTATAAGCCAGATTCACTTGTGGAGTATAATATTGACACGGGGTACAAGTGGTAAAGAAAAAATCCAGAACGACGGTTTTCCCTTTTTCCAGGTAATCGTACAGATGATGTTGCTGGCCATGTGTATCAGTTACCTTAAAATCCGGAGCGATTTGCCCAACCTGGGCGAATGTATTTTTCAGGTTCGGGCCAAGCAGGATTAAAAGGCAGATGAAGATCTTCATACGTTTAAAATTTATGGATTCAAATTCAGGAAAGTTTTTGTAAGAGTATGAGCGTTGGATTGTATTTGGATTATATATAACCCATTTGGGAAATGCGAGTTGTTAAATTCAATATTTTTAATTTTTTGTCCCTTGCATATTTCATTGTAGAGGGATTTGCCGTTGCTTGAGAAAATGCTTAGTTGGAGTTTTTGGTCCACTAAAAATTCAGGCAATTCAAGTTTCAACACAGAATTTCTGATGGAAGCCTGGAAAGCAATTTTGCGGGAACTCTCTTTTTGTCCAGATGGATTTTGATGGGGACACAAACGCAACAATTGAAATTTTACATTGGGATCAATGGCATGATTTCCACCAACTACATAGATACAACTGTCGAGGCTAACCATATTGTGATAATTCGTTCCGATAGGTAAGGAGACCGGATACTGACCTAAAGTTTCGCTTTTTGTATCAAACAGATAGACTTCTGATCGTTCCTGAAAATCGTAATAACCTCCTGCAAGAAAAATCTGATCGCCAATGGCGGCTCCCTGAAAACCATGAACTCTCACCGGGAAATTTGGCAGACTGGTCCAACTGTCTGAAACCGGATCGTATTTATTTACCCGGTTATTTGGAGCGGTATAACCTCCTCCGCAGAATCTGTAAATGTGATGATTTGCAGCCACATGTGCGCCATAAAAAAACTGGCCGTCCGGCAATGGGTTTTTAGTGATCCAGCTGTTGCTGGTTGCGTCGTAGGTCTGGCACAAGGTAGTCATTCCCTGCCCGGCGAGACTGAACAAGGTTTCATCCAGGTTGACTGCATAGTGTATAGCCCGGGGTGCGGTTAGATTTGCCGCGGGGCTCCAATTGTCGGTCATCGGATCATACACATGATGTTGGTTGGAAGGGCTGCCTGAGTTTGGAAAACCACCACCGAAAAAATGGATTTTTCCGTTTACCTGAGCACCTGCGGGTTGTTGCGCGAGATAAGGGACATTGGCTTTGGGTTCCCAGGTGTTCGTCGCCGGGTCGTAGGC includes:
- a CDS encoding arginine deiminase; translated protein: MKPGVFVDSEINKLLKVIIHSPDEGIDRISPKRATELLFDDIVHLPTMRKEHQIFRSVLAKFLGEQNVLETQQLIKESLDADEKIKSEVLEMIRDFEELPKSYFAELCKMDHGTLSEVLISGYDKKADQIFFDPIPNFIFTRDIALTIRDHIVITKASKSVRHRENLLTRFILHAHPDFSYLAKENKLINLNVIDEFPPSKKGEPISIEGGDLMLLNEEYLLIGSSERTTDHALQTLKRVLFEKDLVKNVVEVDVPKERSFMHIDTLFTQFNHHHFIGYKPIVKDGLGSYVTVYRKSGSIVEYPSVIDFMHDEISPNIEFIWSGNGESPYQEREQWTDGCNLLTIRPGVALTYDRNPLTETAFKNAGYKIIHAKELLHTDFDPEQIHNTIITLPSSELSRARGGPHCMSCPVLREKS
- a CDS encoding T9SS type A sorting domain-containing protein, producing MFRFPIVLFICVALFHTIPLHSQAVLNYFTATPSHREIILDWQMSLGQTCDGIRILHSTDSMHFQEIGFIGGICGSKTETVNYQFIHKTAKLNSINHYQLEFGNIGPGETVSVLLLDYSDGYIIYPHPIRTHALLSFPESDPNYQLLVYSARGQIINKLETDQNYFEISALHLPPGFYFFEIINGTGTRVASGKFMKINEH
- a CDS encoding NAD-dependent epimerase/dehydratase family protein, with the protein product MDRTKVLVLGANGQVGSVLVEALRKKWGNDQVISSDLREPSHATGPFEIINVVDAESIKNAVLKYGVTQIYHLAAILSARGEQDPMNTWNINMQGLLNVLNVAVEMKLDRVFYPSTIAIFGPTTPKHMTPQHSVFIPTTVYGISKHSGELWCNYYHNRYGLDVRSLRYPGVVGWQSPPGGGTTDYAVEIFHEAILKGTYSCFLESDTRLPMIYMDDSIRATLELMDAPSENIRVRTSYNLAGMSFTPAELADEIKKHIPAFQITYNPDFRQAIAKSWNESIDDSEAKYDWNWKPAYDLEKMTAEMIVMLKAQYNS
- the kbl gene encoding glycine C-acetyltransferase, translated to MYGKVKDQLTEELKAIQEAGLYKKERTITSAQGAVIQTLEGGEVLNFCANNYLGLSSHPSVIQAAKAAIDQYGYGLSSVRFICGTQDQHKKLERMTADFLGTEDCILYAAAFDANGGIFEPLLAEQDAIISDELNHASIIDGIRLCKAQRYRYKNNNMEDLELKLKEASGARRKLIVTDGVFSMDGTIAQLDIICDLADRYEAMVMIDECHASGFMGKTGRGTHEYRGVMGRIDIITGTYGKALGGASGGFTAARQEIVDMLRQRSRPYLFSNTLAPSIVGASIQVLGLLSASTELRDKLEENTRYFRSEMTKAGFNIVPGEHPIVPVMLFEAKLAQEFAAALLREGIYVIGFFYPVVPQGKARIRVQISAVHNRSHLEKCVGAFVKVGKELGVLK
- a CDS encoding PDZ domain-containing protein; translated protein: MRYSKVCLFLFMAFMLNAQETRLLRFPTIYNNQIAFSYAGDLYTVSSNGGTARKLTSHVGYEQFARFSPDGKYIAFSGQYDGNTEIYLIPAQGGEPKRLTYTATLNRDDLSDRMGPNNLCMGWKNNEQIIYRSRWREHNDFRGQLYLCNIKGGLSEQLPFNHAGFCSYSPDKTKLVYNHVFREFRTWKRYTGGMADDIRIFDFNTKKSEKITDNIHQDIIPMWVGDKIYYLSAREGRMNLYCYNTTSKQTKKVSNFKDYDCKFPSHNGQWIVFENGGYIYKLNTTNDQSEKVSIQIADDFSTGRNVLKSVKENLLSWDVGPDGNRAVYVARGDVFTVPLKNGEIRNLTQSSGSHDRNASWSPNGKYVAYISDASGEDEVYITGADGISTAIQLTRNGDNYKYGLQWSPDSKKILYSDRKQGLYAVDVETKSTTLLHSSQVFEISQYNWSPDSRYVCFTNPERKNNSSIMIYDFETKKVNAVTEYWFQSNSPVFSTDGKYLFFTSERSFNPRYNNLEWNHAYFDLTKIYMVTLKKDLPHPFEPKSDEVAVKEEKDKKEAKSEKEDKASQNKDSLSKNVNIDFDGIFNRVVEVTPVAGNYFGIESAGDKIYYFRSTLSDRMKWFVFDLKNQKETELSQEVNGYSFTPDRKKVMVSSKGNQYIIDVPSGKLNLETPLDLSDLKVNIDRKAEWNQIYHECWRHMRDFVYDPNLHGVDWKGLRKSYAELLPYVNHRADLTYVIGELIGELNLGHSYVGGGDYPKAERIPMGLLGAQVNRDPSGYIRIDKILKGENWSKRVRSPLTEVGMNVKEGDFILAVNGVSTKDVNDFYELLVGKAHKQVKLKVNNSAKPEGSREITVVPISDESDLYYYNWVQSNIERVTKATNGRVGYIHIPNMGPDGLNEFVKYFYPQLIKEAVIVDDRGNGGGNVSPHIIERLRREPVQVTMSRNGTPSFEPVEQIIGPKVALIDEYSASDGDIFAYRFQKYKLGPVIGKRSWGGVVGIRGSLPIVDGGFLNRPEFSRYNLEGTQWIMEGHGVDPDIVVENDPYESFMGSDKQLDKAIEVIQGLMKGKTYKEPAPPPYPKK